The following is a genomic window from Platichthys flesus chromosome 13, fPlaFle2.1, whole genome shotgun sequence.
aataattagttATAAAAACCTGATTTGGTTTTTCGCTATTCATTTAAATCGCAGCAGCAACCAACAATAACTTGTTCATACCCTAATTTTATGATAGATACTTTGGATGGCAGTTAGTTGGTATTATCTATAAGTGTGAGGTGTAAAGAGATATTATTTCTATGAAATATCAAGCAATTATTAACTGATAAATTATATTAGGAACTTTACAAAGTATGGTATTGTAAGAATATGTAATTCTttcttggtccatgtctcaCCAAAGTTTTATCGAAATCCGTTCTATATTTTATCACCAAAACGTCCGTGAACGTTGAAGGAGCCGAAAAAAGAAACTCACTGTGGCTCCTCTTCTCTGCGTCTTCACACCCGAACTCTCGccacgtctctctctcactaatTACTACAACCTGTCAGCCTCTCCCGGTTGCTGTGGCGACCGGCCGTCGTCATGGTAACCCCAGTGGTCTGCCTGGCCCTGTGAGGGAGGGGATGTAAGGGGGGGTCTTATCATGGAGGAAGGTGAGATAAGAGTTAATATCTTATAGAGCAGATAAAAAGAGGAGCTGGTCTCAGTCAGTGGAACATTTATATCACAGGGAAATGCCGGTGAAGCTTAAAAGGCCAAAACTTTATCCAACATACGAGTGAATCATCTTTCACAGCTGTGATCTTTGTATcaagatttaaatgtttgaattaaaaatttAGGGCATCAAAAATTATGCTTACTTGAAATACGCGTCCCTTTTCCTCGACTATACAAGGCTGTTATAGAAATTAAATACAGGAAGGGAGTCACAAAACTGctatttgcttttctttcagtAGGTCTCAGTAAAGTTAATGCCTTTGGGTGGACTGTTCAGACAAAATGCCGCATTGGATTTCTTTGGCACGGCACCACATTCGAATAGATTACAAGCTAAATGAGTCAATAACATAATCCAGATAATCTTGTCCTTCGCCTACAAATTATgcacattcacatgcagaatctgttCATAGAAATTAATAAATCCAATAAAGCTATATCTGCCCCAGCCgtttcttaaaaagaaaacatcacattaaGAGTATTTGTTTCCCTTTTCGAGCGAAGCAGCTTTTTGTGTGTCAACCAGATAGAAGAATAAATTCGGAAGCAAATCCTGTAGCAGCCGTCTGGACAAATCCAGCCTGAGAATTAATTTCTTCTTCCACCCATTTGAACTTTGATAAGCCTTTTTGAGACCCTGTTTGTGTGGATTAATAAGAAAGTTCCAACCAAATTCATTTGTTGTAATTTTATTGACACAATATTCGTACAAACCTTCCCTGAGAACAAACATATTAAATCTTACACTCTTTAAAACCAACGAGGATGTCACATGATACATTGAAGGCGGGATCTGAACAATCATCAAACTGATATGACAGAAAGAATTCAACATTAAAAACCTGCACAGGAAAATAACGTTTCAATTGCAAGAGCCAATCAGAAGTGTCCCATTCATCGACACCCACACTCGTCCACCACCATGTCCTGGTAATGCCGCAGCACCACGTTGTCGTTGTTGTCGTAGTAGAGCATGGAGATGGGCGAGAGGCGGATGGGGACGCAGCAGGGCTGAGGGGTGCCTTGCGGGTCCAGGGAGTGCACCAGCGTCTGCAGGATGGCGTGGTTGGTGCCGTTCAGGCTCTCGCTGAGCGGGAACGGACACTCACCGTGGCAGTAGTTGGCCATGTAGCCCTGCGGAGCGATGATCCAGTCCTGCCAGCCCACATCCTTGAAGTCGATGTAGAGGCGTCGGGCCTTGCACACATTGCTGGGGGTCACTGGGAGGTGGATGGCGCTTCTCCGCTGCCTGGAGCGACACTGCTGGGGGTTGAGGGACACGGCGACTAGTGAGGCCTGGATCAGCGGCAGGATGAGGGCTGGTTCCAGCGGGAGCGAGTTACCGGGGTGAAATGGAAGAAGATCCTGTGGCTCTGCGCTGAGGGGAAGCAGCTCCAACACCAAGCCGTAGTTGCGTCCCGGTTTGCGCCAGTTCTCTGCCAGCGAGGTGAGGTCCAGAGTGACTGAGGTGGGTTCCGGCTGCAGCTGCACGGACTGGGACAGCAGGAGTCTGCGGTTGGCCTGCGGGTCGGCCCCTCTCAACGTGGCTCTCAGGACTTTGTACAGAGACACGCCGAGGGCCCGGGGAACCTGCAGGAGCTCTGCAGATCTGAAGGGTTTCCAGTGGAAGTTGACCTCCAGCTGAGCCAGAGACAGCAGCTCCACAGGCTGCAGGACGGACATGTTGAAATAAAGCTGTTTCTCCACACAGGCctgacagctgctgctccaccctgaCACCAGCCTGCCTGCAACACATCAGCCAGATCAGTCTTTACAAGAGCTTCACTTTGTTTCATGACTTTAGTTAGGTGTTTTACTTGAATGATGTagagtttgtccagtttgactGATTTATTATAACTTTTACTGAATTTATTGTTAAAATTCACGGAACTTATTGATAACAATGCATTTCttaacttaaaaaacaaatttacatCAAATTAAGgttttgtgtgagtttgtttgatCTGCCTTGTATAACATAGACAATATTCTGTAACTCATTACCTGTGTACGCATAAGTTTTGAGGCTCGTCTGCCTCAAAGTCTGACTTGATTGGCTCTGCCTGAACACTATAGGGCCAGTCACATGAAAAGTTCAAAAATGTGTCCTGAGTGGACATGAAGATGGCTCATTTACCTATTTCTAATTTTGTATcatttatatgtttttgtttgcacaTGTTCCAAATGAATTGCCCCGAGTGGGATTAATAAAttgtttgaattgaattatGTCATCATCACACATATTTAACTCCTGTTTTCAAAGTAGAGAAAACTAGAATATTCTCTGTTGCTGCCCCCACAACCTCTGAAATAGTCAAGCCTGCCCCACTATCGATtaatttaaatctaatttaaagtCCTGCCTCTTAAATCCTGATTCTGTTTGATGATTCTGCCATTTTATCTTGTTTACTTTTATCTTAACTTCGGTGACTTGaactttattttcctcttgCTGTGTTTTGGATTCTATCATTGCTCTACACATTCCTTTTTATCCACACTTGATTATTTTAAAGCACTTGGGCTCAACTCCGGTTGATTTTTAATCTGAGCTgggtaaaaaaatacaataccAATAATCACCACAATATAACTTGTCTTGCCACTTTATTACCTTGGTCCTGCACATATCGGATGATGTTGCCGCGGACTCCGTACTCAGACACCGTGCAGGGCTCGCTCTCTTGGGTGCGGAGCTTCTCGGACCTCCGGAATATCCTCCAGAGCGCGGAGGGGACGTGGCTCCGGGCCTGCAGCGGCTGCAGGTGGGTCCCCGCGGCCCGGGGCGGCCCGGAGAGCCCGAGGGAGCTGAGGAAGATTCGCTCCTGGCTCTGCATCTCCTCCACGTGCGAGAGATCCCACACATCCAGGAAACACACCGCAAACAGCAGAGGAGTCAGGTCAGGCCTCATGTCTGGTTTCActgctgctggttcctcaccTGCTCCAGATACACGCACCACGTTTGTTTTCACGCGTGAAACCTCCCGGTGTGCAGCTGCATAGTTAAGTTAATGAGGAGGTGAGAGGGTGGCAGACAGGCGGAGATAAGGTGAGGGGGGCGGAGACATGTGGAGATTGATATCAGAACTACCAAACTTACTGTCTGAACCACAAAATCACTGTCTGAActagaaaaaaacattctaaGTAAAAACATACTgtttgaacaacaacaaaaatgtctGAACAACAAACATACTGTCTGAACAACAAACATAtttaggggagagcgtggcctaggggatagagcgggtgatCTGCAACAAGGAGGctcccggttcgaatcccactctttcccatctgcatgcctaaatGTCCTTGGCatgatactgaacccctaaatagCCCCTGTTCTAtagctgagtgttctaaaaatgtaagtcgctttggagcgtcagctaaatgacatgtaacgtaatgtaataCTATCTCAACCTACAATTATTAAGTCTGAACTGCAATTATTCTCAATTACAAACACTGTCTGAACTACAAAACACACTGTGACAGTGGTACCCTAACCTCGTCTCCGCAGTGCAGGATGCATTCTATGTTCAGTGTGATGGAAACATCGGCTCAGATACTGTTAACGCTGTATGTACTCCTGTAGTGAGGTTATGACACCACCTAGTATCCATTAAAGTTACTTGTTTGGCAGCGTGTCTACTGTGTTTcataaataatacatgttttCCATGTCATTGTGAATATGTGGAAGAGTTTGTGTGAGCAGTTTCAAAGACAGAGTGCCTTGACATATCCATCTCAGACGGTTTCATATTATCGAGGCCtaaagtaagaaaagaaaaaaaacacaaccttcatcCTTTTAATGTTATGACCTCCTCAGGTTTTTTCTTCTATCCTACCCCGGTGATCATGGACTTAAACATAAAGAGGAAACGCTTTGAGATCGTATTAGGGATGGCTGCCACTTTCCATCAGCACACAGGAGCAGATCTATACGGGGGCAACAGTCCCATCACTGACCCAGCTCAGTGTTTATTAATCTTCATGAGCCGTCcttgtttgatcttcttgctgTTCAATGATGTGTTAAGGTTTGCATGGTGGGTGTCGCTCTGTGGTTTGTTTCATGGATCGTGGTTTGTGGGCGTGAAAGTGAAGGTGCAGTGTTGGGAAACTGAATTTCTCCTTCCATGACAAACTGGAACAGCAAATGTGGGTCAGAGAGCTCACTAATGGCCCATGGATTGGTCTGAGGAATCTTTGACCATCCTCAGATATTATATCTGTACACCATTAGGAGAATAGAGCCTGTCTCATTCCACACATactcccttttctctcttcgCAGTACataaggtcaggttatagataaaggaccaacTAGCAGTACATTGTAGCGTCTACGCTTAGGGAATAACCAGGAATGCATATTTAGACTTGTCTATCCAATAGGATGTGAACACCTACATATATCAGAGTGCCAGCAGCTCTAGCCACTCATCGATGTGTTTTTGGAATGGGTGACGCAAAGTGAGTGAGGTTTATGGGGTTGCCGTGGGAGACATCACCAGACTTGGGGGTGACAATATCTCCCGTTACTCTGTTAGCATTCGTATATTGTTGCACTTTCTGTTCTCAAAAGTTATCAAAACCTTTTGCATAAGATAAAAGTCTGTGCAGCCAGGTTATCAAAGTTCTGTGGAAGGTACATGGATGCACGATGTTCAAATTTATTCTGCAGTAAAGATTTATGTAAAATTTGATCCTGGATGCATATGAACAGCCATGAGTATGTTCAAGCTTATGGTTTTAGTGATCAGTGGATGTTTtatactgaaaataaaaaatgtgaatcAGATAAGTGCTGTATACCACCATAAGCTTTGTAGCATTAGTTATGGCATATTATGGCAAACAATTTTTCCGTCATGTTATTATTGTCccaactttttaaaataaccTGCGCAAATACATAAATGGCTATATTAAGCGTCCATTTACTGTTCAATGCTCACAGCTTTGTTTTGGGGTTGTTTCACTCTTCTCGTGCTTATGATGCTGTCACTAACATGCTGCTACAAACACCCCACATTCAATCAGTTCCaagatttgttttaatatagTTGGCAATCAAAGATGATCTTGATTTGTATCCTTATTTACAGATCAGTATGTACAGTGGTCAAACCGAGAGAACAAGGCTGTAGTtacactgtgtgagtgtgtctatgTGTAGGAGGTGGGGACAGAAGTAGCTGACATTCATcctttcaaataaatgaatgaataaatctaaaaaacaaaaacttattTCACTCATTCCTTCAACGGCTAACAGTATGTGTGCATAGCTCCGACAAGGAtttggcaacacacacaaacgcacaaacaccactcacacagaataaatattatacacacacagtatataaaCATCTACTGATAGTTAAGACAACTGATAGACAATAATGTGCATGATGAttcttatctcatctcatctgatctgatcccacaaacacactcatacgGACACAAAAAAAGACcttcacacatacagtaaactACAGCTGAACatatactgacacacacaacacactgttaGATTCAGCCCGAGCCTCTCAGGTCATCACTGGGTTTATATTTGAGATTTCATTTCTGTGCTGATGTTTTCATCCGATTCTGACTAACTCTGATTTTgctttaaataaatagaaataaagttatTAATCTCATTTCATCGAGCTGCGCACAGAGCTGTGATGTGATTATTAGAGTGAGGAGGTGAGATCCCCTCACAAGTAATTACAGGAAACTCATCCAGGACACATTTTTAAttccaggtgtgaacagacaaaTTAAGAGTTGACCACTTGTGATCTTTATCATATTTCATGTGTCGGGAAGATTACTATGGGCTAATCTGGCTGATATTATGAATTCAATTATTCTTAACTATACACCAGTGGGTATGTTTCCTGTGAGGACTGTGAATATGTTGTCTCCCAGGTTTGTTAACCTGCCTGGTTTTGACTTGTATCATATCTGAAATGAAAGCCAGCAGCTTATTTTAGTGACTTCTCAAATATGAAAGCGGTGACAGGCTGACAGGCTCAACGACAGCACGTAGAGCTGGAAACACTCAGTCAAAGTTACAGCACTTGAACAGCTGATCGAGGGCACACACATCTAGAGCTTTGGTGCATCATGGGACAATCAGCAGTGTTATTCTTCAGTTTGAAGGAGCACAGCAGTTGCCGATCTGATCGATCAgtccatatatatatttatatctttataacTATAAATCCATCCAATGACCTATGTACAAAGTATGGCGAAGAAAAATCTTAATTTTAAGTTATCAGCAGATGTCATTGGCTCTCCACTGTCTTGTCCATTTAGTCTCCAGTGATGTGAATGGTTCATGCTTGGGGGAGGGCAGGAGTCCGTACCGGCAAAACCTGCAGAGGTCTTCGGCATGGACTCATGCTGCAGATCTTCCCCAGAGCAAAAGCTCAGCAGAGTCCATCCAGGGCCTCGGTTTAGTCCTGTAAGAGGAGGACTGGGAGTCTTCTCGCCACCAGGGTCATGTGGCATTGACCTCCATGATGTGGTCGTCGCTGGAGGGCAGCACCAGGACCTGCCGTGCGTGGCTGTGGTTGAACGCCTGTCCGGGGCCGAAGGGCTCCAGCCGTGGCATGGCCACGCCTTTCTGCTGCTGGTCGGCACTGCCCACAGAATGGACGCTGCCCCGGCTCCGGATGCTCGCTGTGTCCCCCTGGTCGTCCAACGTCTTGTCAAGCAGGGACAGACTGTCGTTCTCCACGCAGCTGTCTGAAGAGGGCAACAAACAAACTATTTAGCGTCCACTGGATACTAGAAAAAGCATCGACAAAGGACCATAATATTTATTGAAGGAAAAATGCAGAGACCATTATTTTCTTGTTAAAGTTCTATATTTGGTTGTAtacgttttctttttaaataatgttattaAGGATAAAATTAGTGAATAATCTGTAAAATATACaggacaacattttttaaatgattacgAAATTATTTTCTTAAGGCAATATATACTCATTCTATTGGGCCTTAAAACAAAACCAAGCAAACTAAATTTAagttaaaatgtgttatatttAGTGGTTTTATAGTTCAACTATGTCTGCTGTTGCAGCAGGTGAATGTGACATGTCTTTACAAAAAGACAATCCTCAGTGTTACTTTGCATTTTCAGCTTCATCTAAACTCAATGGGCTCATCATGTTCAGTTTGTTAACAACTTGTTATTCTGTCTCACAACAACTCCTCCTTAATAAGTAATGATGCCACATCTGTGATACCACCTGCTGCTAGTGGATCATCAGCTGTCGGAGACTGAGCATGCTACTTGAATGTCTTTAAGTGATTTTACATCTACTGTTTTCCGGGAAGTTCAAGCTTGTGATAAACAACTAATGATCTGTGGTTCTACATTCAGAGTTTCCTACCAGGGTCTGGCTGAATGGCCACCGCTGCAGTGTGGGGCAGGTACTTCAGTACTTTGATTTTGGGGAAGGGCAGATGTCCTGCGAACAGCGGCATCACCTCGATCTGCACCTTGTGGGTGGCATCTGCTGTCATGGGCATCGACACCATCCCTGAACTCTTCCCACACACTGCCCAGTTACTGCTGCTGTCAGccactgtgaacacacacacacaaacacaatatatagTCACAAAGAACcaatgttttgtctgtttcagtctCTATGTGCCAAGAGCAAACAATCCCTAaagtctgtttttttatatcGACATTAActtttttctgtgtatttttagcAAACAGCTGACATCCCACAAACACAGattgtttagttttgttttcaataatttgacatttttacaacAAAACTATTaactgatacatttttttaatcatgtgaAAATGTGTATTCCACTGTGAACATCGACATGTTGTTAAGGTTTGACGTTGATTGATCAATGAAACAAACCCAAATCTTAGTCATTTGACTAATTATTTTGCAAATAGTAGTTGTTTGAATCACATTTCTAATGAGTCGCGTGAGCACAAATGTTTAGCAACCCCAAAACATCAAAACCCTTGTGTTTGAAATACTGTCCATGCTACTGGATGAAAAGCTCAGATGGTGCGTTCTTCTCCAGACTTACCTTCATACATGAGTTTAGTAGTTTTGAGTCCATCAGTGTCTGTCTTGCTCTCCTCTGCAATCTCCCCCTCTGCAGGTTCAGTCAGTCTTGTTATACACACCTCAAGTCCACAGAGGAGGCCAGAACGACAGTACTgttcaccagcagggggcaggatCTCAGCTCTCACACTGTACAACGTCTGACAATATCAAAAGTCGTTATTTACAGTGGCACAGTCACTGGTTGTGGCAATAAAGTCAAAACAGACATGTTTGGTTTCCCTGTCCGTGTCAACATAATCAGAACCATTCGAACAAAGACAACTTACAGTGACTCTCTCGAGCTGAAACTGGTAATGGAaaggtttgagggaggagacgTCCTGGTTGGTTAAAGAGAAGTtggcagagaaaacacactggaGACAGGACGGCAGGTCATCCTTCCAGTTCACCTCCCACAAGCAGAACAAACTGTGCTTACTGCACAAAAGCTGCACACAGAATAGTTAATGTAGTTTTAACAATCATGCATTTTGAcaatcagacaaaaaaaaacaaataccaaaactctgaaaaactgtaaaatatcttCCTCGTATGTAACTGTCGTCACATGGTAAAGAGAatggttgacatttttatttggagatCGTTATACTGTACTTGAGAATTGCACATCAGATAAGATGCCTCAAAAGTGCCCGGACACTTTAAAGTTCACTTTCCTGCGGATATCTAAGCTCCTCCCACTTCTTCTACTGCTCAGCCCCACTCAGGAAACAAGGAAACATTTTGGCTGCTGATAAACATGGTCCTTCTTACCCAGAATTCATTATCATGAATTGGGGACTCTCTAATATTACAATATCAACcatcaaatattttacaaaaactaAACCCTTTTTCAGAGACTTACAAAACTATTTACTGATGTATTCTCTTCTCAGTGACGTTTGTTTGGTTCACCTGTTGTGCTTTGGTGGTCAGGGACTGCAGCTCCAATGACTCATTCTGCTTCTCGGTCAGCTTCACT
Proteins encoded in this region:
- the gdf3 gene encoding protein DVR-1 codes for the protein MRPDLTPLLFAVCFLDVWDLSHVEEMQSQERIFLSSLGLSGPPRAAGTHLQPLQARSHVPSALWRIFRRSEKLRTQESEPCTVSEYGVRGNIIRYVQDQGRLVSGWSSSCQACVEKQLYFNMSVLQPVELLSLAQLEVNFHWKPFRSAELLQVPRALGVSLYKVLRATLRGADPQANRRLLLSQSVQLQPEPTSVTLDLTSLAENWRKPGRNYGLVLELLPLSAEPQDLLPFHPGNSLPLEPALILPLIQASLVAVSLNPQQCRSRQRRSAIHLPVTPSNVCKARRLYIDFKDVGWQDWIIAPQGYMANYCHGECPFPLSESLNGTNHAILQTLVHSLDPQGTPQPCCVPIRLSPISMLYYDNNDNVVLRHYQDMVVDECGCR